CACACTCCATAGTGTCGAAACGGGTGTGGGGTTCACCACACTTCGCAGAACTTCATTCACGGCCAATTTACTTGCGGGAGTGTCAGCGTACTGGACAATTACCTGCTGCACTTTGTTTTGCGCTGTCTGAGCACGTTCAAGAGCGAGATCATTCACCACCGCAAAGCTTATGAATCCAGATGAAACGAATAACGCGGCAATGATGCTCTTGGGGGTGTGTTTTATGCCACCCCAAAACGCGACAAGTCCCAGGAGCACGGTGAGGTACGCGCCCCAAAGTTCCTGCGTGGCATGTAAACGGTCGAAGTAAAATTTTACAAGTTCTTCGAAAGTCATGAAGACATCCCTCCTGAGGAGGAAACATCGTAAATCGTCGAACTTGGGAAAAATCGGGCGACCGATAATTAAAAACCTGGGAAATCGATAGCCAGAAGTCACGCGTGTCGCCCGGAGTGCTCCTGGATTCATGCCAAATCGCCAATGCACTCCCCAATCCTGATTTAAGAACGAAATGCCCACTTCTCGTACGGGATCGTCAATCGATCCGATGCGCGCTGGTCGTACCTTCAAAGAATTCGGGCCGGAAACAGACGAACCTTCACTCCGAAATTCGCAGCGTGTCAATCAAAGCAGCCAGGGCTGCAGGTTGATTCCGGCGGCTGGGATAGTAGAGGAAATATCCCGGAAACGAAGGGCACCAGTCCTTCAGTACCTGGACCAGGCGTCCATCCGCAATGAAATCCTTGAGCGATTCTTCCATCGCGGTTCCAATGCCCACTCCATCCAGCACCGCCTGAATCACAAGATCGGGATCGTCGAAAGACGCAGGTCCCTGCGGACTGACCGTAAGTGCCTTCTTACCCTTCTCAAACTCCCAACGGTACAGACCGTTGCTGAAACGGAAGCCGATGCAGGCGTGGTCTTTCAGGTCCTGCGGATGTTTCGGGATAGTATTTGATTCGAAGTACACCGGAGATCCGACGACCGCAAGTCGCATCTCTTGGGTTACACGGACGGCAATCATGTCCCGTTGAATGAACTCACCCAGCTGCACGCCTGCGTCGTACTCTCCCGCTACGAGATCCACAGGATCGTTGGAAGAGGTGACCTCCAAAACGATCTCAGGATAGGTGCGGGCAAAGTGGGCCAGCTTCGGCAGGATCACCTTTTTCGTCGCTGTGCGCGGGATGATCAGACGGATCCGACCGGAGGGAGTCTCCCTTTGCTTTCTCGTCTCGGCAACCGCCCGCTCGATCCGCTCCAGGGCGGGCGTCAGTTCCTGTAGAAGCCGTGCCTGCCGCCGTAGGGGAGACACTTCGCGTCGTCCGCGCAAGCAGTTGAAGTCCCAGTCGCTTCTCCAGACCGCGAATGGAATGGCTGAGCGCGGACTGCGAAATCCCCAGCCGTGCCGCCGCGCGTGTAAAGCTGCGCTCTTCGGCCACCGTCGCGAAGGCCGAAAGCTCTCCTAAATCGTTGCGCATGATTCATGAATGCTACTCATAACTCCTTGCTGCAGCAACCGCATCGTGTCATGAGCAACCGCATCTTAATCCCGGTATGCGGAAAGCGCCTGGAACTATGCGGCTCGCATTCCACAGGAGAAAAATCATGCAAAAGCGCACACTAGGAAGCACACTGGGAAAAAGCGGCCTCGAAGTCTCAGTACTCGGCCTGGGCTGCATGGGTTTGAGCTTCGGCCTCGGCCCTGCCACGGAAAAATCGGAGGCCATCAAACTCATTCGTGCCGCCGTCGAGCGTGGCGTCACCTTCTTCGACACCGCCGAAGTCTACGGGCCCTACATCAACGAAGAGGTCGTCGGCGAAGCCCTCGTGCCCTTCCGCAAAGACGTCGTGATCGCCACCAAGTTCGGCTTCGAGCCCGATCCGAAAAATGACGGCAAATGGACTTCAACCAACAGCCGTCCGGATCACATCAAGCAGGTCGTCGAAGCCTCGCTCAAGCGCCTGCAGACCGACACCATCGACCTTCTCTACCAGCATCGCGTCGACCCCAACACTCCCATCGAAGAAACCGCCGGCGCAGTGAAGGACCTGATCCAGGCAGGCAAGGTCAAACACTTCGGGCTCTCCGAAGCAGGCGCAAAGACCATCCGCCGCGCGCACGCCGTGCAGCCCGTCACTGCTTTGCAGAGTGAGTATTCGCTCTTCTGGCGCGAACCCGAAGAGTCGGTCATGCCCACACTCGAAGAACTCGGCATCGGCTTTGTTCCATTCAGCCCGCTCGGCAAGGGCTTTTTGACCGGCAAGATCAACGCAGAGACCAAGTTCGACAGCACCGACTTCCGTGCCGTGGTCCCACGCTTCACAGAAGAGAACCGCAAAGCGAACCAGGCGCTCGTCGATGTCGTCACCAAATTCGCGGAGCAGAAGAAGGCCACGCCCGCACAGATCGCTCTTGCCTGGCTGCTCGCAAAGAAGCCATGGATCGTGCCCATTCCCGGAACAACCAAGCTCTCGCGGCTCGAAGAAAATCTCGGCGGCGCAACCGTCGAACTTACCACCGAAGACGTGCACTCGCTCGAAGTCGCCTCCTCCGCCATCAAGGTCGCAGGCGAGCGTTACCCGGCAACGCACCAGAAGCTGATCGACCGCTAAACGCAATCTGCGTCACGCAAAACTCACGCCGGGCGATTCAGCCCGACGTGAGTCTTGAAGGCAAGTGGGCCGCGCTATCGCCTTTATGCTGGTTGGCCGAACGCCTTCTCCGTTCTTCCGTTCGGTCAGAGGCCCTTCTCAAAGGGCATGGATCAACAAAAGGCCTACAACAAGCATCACCACGCAGGTGAGGCCATGAATCGAGAACGCCGACGACTTCGACCCATCCGACCCCAAAACGATGGACATATCGCCAAGAGGGATGATGGCCAAGGCAAGTAAAGCAATGCCTAGCGACCGCCTGTCCGCGGTCAGCATGAGTGCCAGCACAGCCAATCCGGCTCCGACGTCCCGAATTCCTTTCAGACGAAGCCATGCACGAGTATTTGGATCGGATGCAGGCGGCTTAAGACCGAAGGACCCTAAGATCCGTTCAGGAGATACAAGGTAGAAGCAACCGATAAAAAAGACCGACACGGCGATGAGAGCAGCGAGAGA
This genomic stretch from Terriglobus saanensis SP1PR4 harbors:
- a CDS encoding LysR substrate-binding domain-containing protein encodes the protein MSPLRRQARLLQELTPALERIERAVAETRKQRETPSGRIRLIIPRTATKKVILPKLAHFARTYPEIVLEVTSSNDPVDLVAGEYDAGVQLGEFIQRDMIAVRVTQEMRLAVVGSPVYFESNTIPKHPQDLKDHACIGFRFSNGLYRWEFEKGKKALTVSPQGPASFDDPDLVIQAVLDGVGIGTAMEESLKDFIADGRLVQVLKDWCPSFPGYFLYYPSRRNQPAALAALIDTLRISE
- a CDS encoding aldo/keto reductase, whose product is MQKRTLGSTLGKSGLEVSVLGLGCMGLSFGLGPATEKSEAIKLIRAAVERGVTFFDTAEVYGPYINEEVVGEALVPFRKDVVIATKFGFEPDPKNDGKWTSTNSRPDHIKQVVEASLKRLQTDTIDLLYQHRVDPNTPIEETAGAVKDLIQAGKVKHFGLSEAGAKTIRRAHAVQPVTALQSEYSLFWREPEESVMPTLEELGIGFVPFSPLGKGFLTGKINAETKFDSTDFRAVVPRFTEENRKANQALVDVVTKFAEQKKATPAQIALAWLLAKKPWIVPIPGTTKLSRLEENLGGATVELTTEDVHSLEVASSAIKVAGERYPATHQKLIDR
- a CDS encoding DUF4267 domain-containing protein, with amino-acid sequence MHNAIPLSLAALIAVSVFFIGCFYLVSPERILGSFGLKPPASDPNTRAWLRLKGIRDVGAGLAVLALMLTADRRSLGIALLALAIIPLGDMSIVLGSDGSKSSAFSIHGLTCVVMLVVGLLLIHAL